One window of the Nitrospira sp. genome contains the following:
- a CDS encoding arsenate reductase ArsC produces MPTDPIKALILCTGNSCRSIMAEALLNELGQGRFHAWSAGSFPTGYVHPRSIETLKRHGIDPGQPYSKSWNEFAAQPLDLVITVCDQAAGETCPIFPGKPTKLHWGTPDPAKVVGNEVDTQAAFDRAFFFLKERVEQLIAASERSQ; encoded by the coding sequence ATGCCGACGGATCCCATCAAGGCTCTCATTCTCTGTACCGGGAATTCATGCCGCTCGATCATGGCCGAGGCCCTCTTGAATGAATTGGGGCAGGGACGCTTCCACGCATGGAGTGCCGGGAGTTTCCCGACCGGGTACGTACATCCGCGATCCATTGAAACCCTCAAGCGCCATGGCATAGATCCCGGCCAGCCCTACAGCAAATCCTGGAACGAGTTTGCCGCTCAACCCCTCGACTTGGTGATTACGGTCTGTGATCAGGCCGCCGGTGAGACTTGTCCGATTTTTCCCGGCAAGCCGACGAAGCTTCATTGGGGGACGCCCGATCCTGCTAAAGTGGTCGGGAATGAGGTCGACACTCAAGCGGCATTCGACCGTGCTTTCTTCTTTCTCAAAGAGCGGGTCGAGCAGCTGATTGCGGCCTCCGAACGTTCGCAATAG
- a CDS encoding ArsI/CadI family heavy metal resistance metalloenzyme yields the protein MKRFHIHIGVEKLEEAIRFYSALFGAAPVKTKPDYAKWMLEDPRVNFAISTRAKKNGVDHLGIQVEEEGELNELRSRLERGDMKLLEEGTTTCCYARSDKSWIQDPAGIPWETYRTMEDAQFFSEGAGDADGACCVPDVPAQRITLNPSPSKGGC from the coding sequence ATGAAACGTTTTCATATCCATATCGGAGTCGAGAAGCTCGAAGAGGCGATCCGCTTCTATAGTGCCCTGTTTGGCGCGGCTCCGGTGAAAACCAAGCCGGATTATGCGAAGTGGATGCTCGAAGACCCGCGTGTCAATTTTGCAATTTCTACCCGCGCGAAAAAGAATGGCGTAGATCATCTCGGAATTCAGGTCGAGGAGGAGGGTGAATTAAACGAGTTGCGCAGCCGTCTTGAGAGGGGGGATATGAAGCTTCTGGAGGAGGGAACCACGACCTGCTGCTACGCGCGATCGGATAAGTCCTGGATACAAGACCCGGCAGGTATTCCCTGGGAGACCTATCGCACGATGGAAGATGCTCAGTTCTTTTCAGAAGGCGCAGGCGATGCTGACGGGGCTTGCTGTGTTCCGGACGTGCCGGCGCAGCGCATCACTTTGAACCCCTCACCCAGCAAGGGAGGGTGCTGA